atatcataatacattaatatgttatgttaaataatttaatattatgttatattatgaaaaattaatttatactaataattataatattttatacctttattattgtattatactataatattatattatattatattacattataatacattaatatgttattttaaataatttaatattatgttatattatggaaaattaatttatactaataattataatattttatacctttattattgtattatactataaatattatattatattacattacattataatacattaatatgttattttaaataatttaatattatgttatattatgaaaaattaatttatactaataattataatattttatacctttattattgtattatactataaatattatattatattacattacattataatacattaatatgttattttaaataatttaatattatgttatattatgagaaattaatttatactaataattataatattttatacttttattattgtattatactataaatattatattatattacattacattataatacattaatatattattttaaataatttaatattatgttatattatggaaaattaattaatactaataattataatattttatacctttattattgtattatactataaatattatattatattacattacattataatacattaatatattattttaaataatttaatattatgttatattatggaaaattaattaatactaataattataatattttatacctttattattgtattatactataaatattatattatatcttacattacattataatacattaatatgttattttaaataatttaatattatgttatattatgagaaattaatttatactaataattataatattttatacttttattattgtattatactataaatataatatatattacattatatcataatacattaatatgttatgttaaataatttaatattatgttatattaccaaatattaatttactctaataattatattactattatgctatattaacataacattattttatattacaataatattatactatatcgtatatttatgtattaatttatgttatgttttattatgttctgttgtataatactatgcaatgtcctttatggtaattttgtcatacaaaagtactttctcagtttgtttaccaaacacaaaacaaagtaccacagcactttacgaatgtagttaccaaacagcaaacagctttttataacagctctacttcagacagctctacttccaacagctctacttccaacagctctactgccaacagctcccccaaacagggcctaaatcaTGGACAAGTAAACGTGAGTGTGTAATTATATGCAATATAATGATATACATAGACACGGATCGACTTGGGTTTGGAGCAGATGCTGTGAAACTTTTGTGCTACCGGCTTTCGGCTTAAAAGCTAAACCCAGGTTTAGGCCAATCTTGGTTTCACTCGGCCCAGCACAGCCCATTGACGCCTATGCTTTCTCAGTTTTCACTACCATGAAGAGTCCGCATGGGATGGAGCCCATGCGCCACTGTGCCGGTGGAAACGGTCTTGGTGGGCGGACAAATAGCATAATCTCATATTAGAATAggcttttttttgcataaaatatttttctaaatatcaaattttgcataaatattctttccaaatttatttatatatatatatatacacacacacatcctcgtaaaatacttgttttgctattctatttctttttttattcttgttttgCTATTGTACTCTCTTCCAAAATTAACGTTTCTagattaaaatgattaaaatatttttaatggatagatatgcaaaaagaaaCTCTTATAAGACAATCATGATAGAgaacaaaaaataatttcaaaattttattttatttttaaattaaaataaatatagtttttattaatggtgttagaagaaccgCTATATTAGGATCATTTGTgtaaaaacagtattttatgaggatacaaaataaatataaattttaagaggtatctcacaaatttaaatttttataaaaatatttatgaaaaaaaaacacatttaAAATATGGCATGGCTAATAGCCTAACATCCAACCCTGTTATTACTACTTAATTCCACAGCCTATGCAGTCCCAACGAAGAAGGGAGCAGTAGAAGCGTCCCAGAAATCTAATGAAATCTCCTTGAATACCTTCGCTACTAAGCTTCCTTTTCCCTTTCAATTCGTTCAATCTCAAGTTAACCATGGATGGCTCCTGATTCAACTTTTGGCAGAGCATTATCACATATGAACGCAAATCCGAAGTAAATTGCAAACGCAATCCAACTGGCAAATCAAGAACGGCAGGCAATAGCCATCagaatcttaaagaaaaccagGGTCAGTGATGGTGAATAGAAAACACCGTGACCGAGGTTTTAGACCATACCAAACGAAGGCGCACTGGCTTTGGTCCGCTTCGCTCTTCCCCCTTCCCCGAGCAACACCTACTCTGCCGTCGCTTGCCTGTCATTCAACACGTATCTCCTTCTGCCACGTGGCTGCTACACCCTTCCCTCCCTCCAAAAACGGAAACAAAAGCAGGGAGAGATTGACCGTCTCGCTGGCTTTACTTGTTTCCAATGGGACCAAAGCTAATTCGAGGCAGGGACACggcgtaaaaaaaaaaaatcagggaAATTAAATCTATATCTGGCGTTAATGCGGCTTCAATGCATGCAGCGCCTTCTTTGGTAATACCTCGGCCTTTCCTcctcccccttcttcttctccaactgCCTTCCCCAACTAAAACAGAGAGCAAGAGAGCAAGACAAAACCTCTCCTCCttataatctctctctctttcttccccccaccccccccacccccatcACCTCCATAACCTTTCCTCTGTGCATGCAACGCAGGATAGGATAGGTAAGCGCTCCAAAGACTTGAACGGAAATGAAGTCCAATGGCCAATTTCCGGCGTTATGCTTCCTCCTGCTCCTCCTCTGTCTTTCAGGTCGGCACCTCTTATTCTAAAAATTAATCAAATTTAAgagttttataaattttagtttttaatattaaaaaggtGAAATAGATTAATTAAAGAATGGATTTAGAAGTGATCTGTCATGGAGGCACGCACTGTCCGTAGAGTATTTCAAGTTGCAGGGCATCACAAGAGGCTTGAACTACTCGAAGGACGTGATATGCAAACGTAGATCTTTTCCTTTATTTATCAAACTTGCGtgttatttacttatttattgaTTTAATTTGTTAGATAAGTACTGAAAAGTAACTAAATAGATTTATTTCTTACAGTTCTTTCTTCTATGTTCACGTTTTTTGGTTGCTCCTTCTCTTTAGGATTTCCATTTATTTTGATGTGCTGTGCTTATGTTGTTCATAGATGCATATGATCCGATGGACCCCAATGGCAACATCACGATCAAGTGGGACATCAACTCAATCGAGGATGCAACGTATAATGTATGTGATCATCCTTTTACcatccttttttcttttaattaaccatcgctctctccccctctctctagcTGAACAATGGAAGTCTTGAAAGCCACACAAGATGAACATGGATTAGATAGTCTTGAAAGTTGATATGTTACTAGAATTGCATTGGAACTCCAATTTGATATGGCTTGTATGGATATCAGATGACCCTTCTCTCACCATCATACTCTGTCCTGCAACTCTTCAGCCATATGAGAGGTTACCATGATATTGTTATTATATTAAGTGCGCTGGCAATAAGCAAGATTGAGTAGCTTTGTGCCAAAGGGCATATAATACTTTGATATTTTTCAAACGTGTAGTGTTAAGTTAAATATTATCATAAATGGTTCAATGGAATGCTAGGAACTGTATCCCATCTCTTAAGCTTCACATATCATTATTTAGCTCATTTCTTGTGACAGATGCATGCAGTCTTCATCACTGATCCCAATAGTCATGCTTAAATATGGTATATTACATACTTCGAGTAGGTTCCAGCAAAGTATTAGTAGATGTAGATTAGGAGTTACAAGGATCTTGGGGCTACCTTTTGAAAGAGTTTACATTATGCAAGAAAGTGTCCCTTGCAAATTTGGAAATCTGAATCGAGACTCGTTGTGTGCCCTCGGAGTGAGAGATTTGATTCAACTTGTAATATTCATTCTGATTTTAATTTCACATCCTATATATGCAGACCCTAATTTTCAAGTACGCTGGCAATAGAACAGAAATTTGTCATCGAGCCAGGAGCTTAGGGAAATCAAGCTTACGGTCCAACTACTGGTCATAGCCTGCTTTAGTGGCTAAACTTTAGGCTTCTGCTTTTCCATAGCAAAAGTTTAAGCTTGACTGATGCAGAACAGAATCAGCTCATCTGGTACCATCTTAATAAAACGTGTTCTGTTAATGGACTCTTTTACCATGAGTCTCTGCAAAATAACAGCTAGCTTGCTGGTTCCGTTGCGAGATTCTACAAGAAGGAATGCACAAAACTAAACATAACATGCTAGCAAAGTTTGATTAGCTGACTATAAATCGTCTTATAGTTGGTTTCTGTCCTTGTGATCTGGAGTAGATCATTATGACTATCACCTCACCTCTTTTAAGGGAAGTTCCGTTCTGTAATTGAGATCTTCCTGAACATTTTTCAAATGCTTCTTCTGTCAGCTTGCTGGATTGGCAGGATTTTTGGGAGTTGTTTCTCAATTTGTCAATCCTTCCAAGGAATCTATCTTGCCTGTTTTCCTAGCTCTACTTGTGCTATAAAAGAGATCTATCATGCCCTTTCAGGAGATCCCAATTTTGCCCGAAGCACTGAGGATTTGAGTTGAGTTTTCCCTGCAATCTCATAAAAACCAAGATTGAATAAGTTAGATTGCTGGTATGTTTGTATATCAGCAGAAAAGTCTGAAGGGCAAGTCTTGCACCAATGCTGCTGAGTGGTAGTGGGTATGATCAGACTATAGAATGCCATAATTATTTGATAATGAGTTATGCcgtctttttttctctccttttttatttttttgagaaaccTAAACATTAGGTAGCAGCCTAATCACTTTCATTCAGAAAATGAAGCAAAAAAGGACGAACCATGCCATTTTTGTGGGTTGATTCTTTCAATATTGAATGCTAAAATATTGATGTAAAAAATCCATTCAATTTCTGTTACACTATACAAAGTTCATCCTCATAAAAATTCGAACTAATGTTCCTCTCAAGCCAAAATCTCTATTATAAAATTAGAACATTGCCAACTTATGTAGATTTTATAAGTTAAACTTGATGCAGTATAATCCTCTCTTCAGTGCCAACTGGTTTTCATTCCTAATGGCTTCATGAGCTTTGTCATATGCTCATATAAGATGTTTGATTTCTATATTTTAGTTCTGTGAATTCCAATTACCTTCTCAGTCGTCAGGCGTGCTCCTTCGATGCAAGATTCACATTCCTTGCAATGTTACAGGTCATTGTGAGTATATACAATTACCAGCTCTATCGCCATGTTGAGAGTCCTGGTTGGAGGATGAGCTGGACGTGGCCCAAAGATGAGGTGATCTGGGACCTGAGGGGTGCAGAGGCCACTGAGCAAGGGAACTGCTCTAGATTCAAGGGATCTCTTCCACACTGCTGTGATAAAACTCCGGTCATCGTCGACTTGGCTCTTGGAGCTCCATACAACATGCAATACAAGAACTGCTGCCGGGGAGGTGTCCTGTCATCCACTACTCAGGATCCAACTAAAACTATGTCCTCCTTCCAAATGAGCGTGGGGGGTGTCTTTGTTCTTGACAGCGCTACGAAGGCGATCCCATCAAATTTCAGTGTTGGCCTTCCCGGATATACATGCAGCAATGCTACTGTTGTTGCACCAAGCAAGGTCCAAGTCGATGGCCAACGGAGCATccaatatctaagtaagtgaaaAAGAGGTCTACCTGCAGATGTtggtttttttctcttctttcttctgcaGATTCCATGTAAAAATCTTCAAGTTGAGAGGCTTAACTTCAGGTGTTCTGGCAATAAGATTAGATAATTATTGAGAAATAAGGACCACTTTGTTCAATTCTTTTTTTACTTGCTTGCTACCTGTTTGCTACTAGAAAAATTAACCTCATTCGCTTTCGTGCAAAAATATCATAATGGGGACTAGAACACTTCAAAACTAATTTTTTTCGGTGAACTCCAGTTTAGAACATTTCTGCTTTCTTATGTTCTCTTATTAATGCTATACCATTACAGTCCTATTAAATTCTCCTATGGGGCAAAATTTTGCAGTGACTTGGGAAGTGACCTGTTCTTATTCCCAGTTCAGGGAATCAGCTACACCTGGTTGTTGTGTTTCTCTGTCTGCCTTTTATAACAGTACTGTGGTCTCATGTCCTCTTTGTAGCTGTGGCTGCCAAAATTCACCAGCAACTTCAGAATGTTTCAGGCGAGCTTCTTCTGAACTCTTTTCTTTCAGTTATAATATCAAAATTTATTTGAAAGCCATATCGtttttgctgatcatcttgTTGCAGAGATGGTCAGCAACCTGATCTGCTACAGTTACCGAATGGTGATGACGAGGGAACACCGCCTTTTGTGCTGTGCACGCAGCATATGTGCCCAATTCGAGTGCACTGGCACTTGAAAGTGAGTTACAAGGAGTATTGGAGGGTTAAGGTGACGATCACCAACTTCAACATACTGAAGAACTACACCGATTGGAATTTGGTGATACAGCATCCAAACCTTCGGAGCATAACACAAGTGTTCAGCTTCAACTACAATCCTCTGATTCAATATGGTGATATCAGTGAGTCTTCTTTTCTGTCGCATGAGTATAGTCATATTTCAATTTCTATGctaaaatttctttcttttttgttcctTTTGTGCTGTCGCATGAGTGTTCCTTTTGTCTCATTCCTTCCTTGCAACCATTTAAAACTCACAGATCTCTGCGATTTCCAAAGACGTGGAAAGCTGCTCTCAGGATATTAACCACCTCAGATTTTCATTATCATATGATTTAATGGACCCAAGAGGCTTGAATAAAAATACACAGCGCATATGAGGCGATTTTTTGCTGAAGTATTGCAATTTGGAAATTACTAGCTCCATCCATTCTTTGACAATCCATCTAATTCATTGGATTGAGTAAAAAcaactaaaaaaaattagaattttgattGTACACCAACATGCAtccttccttcttgcttctcccTTGAGGCAATGCAAACTTTTACCGTATGCATTTCTGGAAACAAAGTCGCATTCCTTGGGAAGTTATCTGATATCGTAATATCTTGCTTCAGATGACACGGGGATGTTCTGGGGCATCAAGAACTACAATGAGATGCTGCTGCAATATGGAGTAGATGGCAACGTGCAGACCGAGATGCTACTGCGCAAGGACCCCGGCGATTTTACTTTCAAGGGAGGCTGGGCTTTTCCAAGGAAAATAGCATTCAATGGGCACGAGTGCGTCATGCCGCCCCCGGACATGTTCCCATCGCTGCCCAACAGCAGCCCAGCTGCACCAGCTTTGCTTCTCCATCTCTGCCTGGGCCTGTCGCCTTTGCTATTGTTTGGTTTGTTTCTGTTCGTATAGATAGCAGTTGGCCTTATTGGCAGGGCGATTTAGATCAATCAATCCTTACGGCAAAGGATGCTTATCTACAGTCCGAGTTTTGAGATATCCAGCAGATGAATCACCCTTCAGGACAAGCCGCCTTCATGCAAGGTTCTCTCAAGCATCGATCGCCAATCCCATTCCTTGCGTATCTTTGCCATTGGATCATCATGTTGGTTTGGTTCCAACGAGAAGTTATATTTTCTTTATGAGGTTGGTGTTGGTATCAAAAAATTATGTTACTTTCAGAACAAGTGACATCTAGAAGTATAAACAAGTAACCATGAAAAAACGGcatattgtttttctttttttttttaagatacaACGTGAGTTTTAGTTTGCTCTATTTTTCCTGAAAAAAGGTCTTTAATTTCGTTGTCATAAAGTTCTAAATTAAGTTGGCTTGAGTCTTATTTTGACTTGGGAGCCTGACTTGATTGGGGTGGACGCTCGACCAATTTGGCATCCGTGGCTCAGGCATTTTCCTATCTGATTTTAAATGCTTTCCCATGTACCttcgagaaaagaaaaaagaaaaagaaaaccgtTATTCTAGTTGTACTCTGTCAAACAAGCTATCGATGGGTTTCCAGAAGAAAAACTCATTCGGCGTACAGGAGCGGCCATCCTCGTGTACCAGCAGACCTAAATGTAATAACAGAAATAAACGGGGACTTGGTTTTAATTTGATAACTGAAGCCGTTATTATGTAGATACACGAAAATTAgagctgaaaaataattagcatcATCGAGAAGGATCCAAGAAAGttttttcctcctctctgaATCTCTCTCCCTGTATATTCCAATTCCCAATCCCATACGGTTATCGTGGAACCAATTTGCAGaaaatgcaaataaaaaaaGCTAGATTGACAAGCGCCCCCCCACTTGGGAAATCATTTCTTCAGGTCCACGGACCTTGCTATAGAAACCAGATTATAAATTTTTGACCTCGGGATGCCCGTATTAGATTAGCACTTCAAAAGCATTTCGAGAAATCAAAGCTCTAGGAGTTGAGGGTAGCCTGAATCGGTCTAAGGTATGCCTAGCACATTTTATAGGTCAATATCTTAGTGCTTGAGGGCAACGATTATTGTCATTGGTTGGATCCAGCAGAGTTTGAGAGGGGTGGATGATTACTATCCGCTTCTTATAGCTATTCGGAAGATAGTGAGGGATGGGATGACCCCGCAGGCCAAGTATGTGTATCAAGATGCTAACGGGACAACAAATTGGGTAGCCTCCATGTGGCTGACCACTTTGGAGAGATCTTGTGGTTGGGGAGAGGGGACTATCTAGTGCATTTTGGAActtattatcttttgattttttaaaatatattcaaaCTCGTTATGTATGATCTAcctattttagcaaaaaaaaaagaagaaaaaaaatagtgatCACCCTGTTTCCAAGGCGGATGGGGCCAGCTCTTGGTCCTTGTCACGAGCCCAATGCATCCAAGGTAGAGAGGGTAAGACATCTTTCCTCCATGAGATCGACATCCTCAAGAGCCGAGCATGCTCATAAGTCATAAGAGCCGCACCAATAATTTTTTGTAATGCAAAATAGCAGAGGATCTGAATTTGAAAGTGTCGAGATCCTCCACAAAAAGCTGCACAGATTACAGGTATGGCGGGGTTTCTTCGTATCCAACGGCCATATTGGGCACGCAACACGACGACGGTACACCTCCGCGATCGGAGGTGCGACGATCAAGACTTCCACAGGGATTCAAACTTGGAAAGAGACCCATCAATGAAGGGTCTTTGGCGACCCTAGACTTGCTTTTGGGTTTGCAACTCGAGGAGCTTTCGTCATTAGACTTGCTTTGTTGTAGCCCGTAGTGCTATTGTTTTTAGTACTGAATTGTGTCCTTGTCTTCTATGGCTAGACTTACGCCTTTAAGATTTTtaattaagggctcgtttggttcgcaggaaaaggaggggggaaagtgtggtcaacgggaaagtaatgaaatgcctcttgtttggttggagttttcaaaggagagagatgggaaagttatattcccatgggaatatgattcccacatttcatgggaaagtctttcccatgagaaacatgggaaagttacttttccatgaggtgggaatcactccttttttattttttcccaaaaagacccttcaacattaaagaagcattaaagaggcattaaagaactaatttttattaagggcataataggaattatacataattttcctaggaaagtggatggtcaaccaaacataagtactttggaaatttgtcactttcccatggttaaccaaacatgctaaaaatactttcctaggtatcctcttcctaggaatatgattcccaggaatcatattcctaggagggaaaatactttccgcgaaccaaacgagccctaatagTTTAACCATGACGAGAGAAGTCAATACATCTACCAAGATGGTTTGAATACATGCGTTGATATCATGCCATGGTAATGTTTCTTCAACTTTCTCAATATAAATAGGACAAAAAGAGTCGAACAAGGTACAAAAATAagtggactttttttttttgaatgaattgGATTATTGAAATTGGAAGGGGAgaggaaaatggaattgttggaTGATATTTGGGTTACAAAAGTTAC
Above is a genomic segment from Phoenix dactylifera cultivar Barhee BC4 chromosome 2, palm_55x_up_171113_PBpolish2nd_filt_p, whole genome shotgun sequence containing:
- the LOC103708480 gene encoding COBRA-like protein 7, with product MGSIDNSSEENYSSEDEIVDDDNYNILLTATVGMVTEYYTKYIEKEPCRTSYQTGYKFVSEILHGNPYRCQQQFRMEKHVFINLCMELKIKYGLKASRYIPVEELVNMFLMILGHGFGNRMVQERFQHSGETVSRYFTHVLNAVLRMSKDIISPLDKEFKNIPSKIRDDHRWWPYFKDCIGAIDGTHIPVKISPSKQVPYIGRKGIPTQNVMACCDFDMRFTFVCAGWEGTAHDTRIFLDAIHRKELQFPHPPRDAYDPMDPNGNITIKWDINSIEDATYNVIVSIYNYQLYRHVESPGWRMSWTWPKDEVIWDLRGAEATEQGNCSRFKGSLPHCCDKTPVIVDLALGAPYNMQYKNCCRGGVLSSTTQDPTKTMSSFQMSVGGVFVLDSATKAIPSNFSVGLPGYTCSNATVVAPSKVQVDGQRSIQYLMTWEVTCSYSQFRESATPGCCVSLSAFYNSTVVSCPLCSCGCQNSPATSECFRDGQQPDLLQLPNGDDEGTPPFVLCTQHMCPIRVHWHLKVSYKEYWRVKVTITNFNILKNYTDWNLVIQHPNLRSITQVFSFNYNPLIQYGDINDTGMFWGIKNYNEMLLQYGVDGNVQTEMLLRKDPGDFTFKGGWAFPRKIAFNGHECVMPPPDMFPSLPNSSPAAPALLLHLCLGLSPLLLFGLFLFV